One Sulfurimonas sp. HSL-3221 genomic window, TGACACACTCAGAAGGATATCGGTAAAGTGAAAGAATGCACGTTACGTCTACGCCGGCTCTGGCCCCTGCCGTTTCTGCTCGCCGCATGCCTCGGCGCCGAAACACTGCCGCTTTCGGAACAGAAGCAGGAACTGCTGATGCTCAAGCGCGAACAGGTGATGGAACAGACCGGGACCGGCAAGACAAGCTGGGTTTCTCCGTTAATGTTGTCGCTCTCCTATACGCGCTCCAGGGATGCCGCGGGCAGTGAGGGCGGATTGGCAAGCGCCGGGGTGTCGTGGGACCAGGATGTTTTCCGCAGCGGCGGGATCTACTATACCGTCGAACAGGCGGAAGCCTCCGGCAAAGCGAACCTGCTTGCCGTCGACCTGGAGGAGGCTGCCTACCTCAAGCAGGCCTATACCCTCAAAGCGCAGGTTGAGCGGGACCGCTTTCAGTTGCAGCAGAGTGAATTGACGCTGGCCAATCGCGACATTGACCTGATGATCACCCGGGCGAAGTACAAGGCCGGCAGTGCGGACATCAGTGAGCTCAACCGTGTGACCATCGACCGCGACAGTGCACGCAGCGACGTGATCGTCGTGCGCAACACCCTGCGCAGCGAAGTATTCGAACTCCAGAAGCTGCTCGGGTCGCGCAGCGTCGACACGGTGTCGCTGCCGGCATTCCCCCTTGTCCCCCGCGACGTCTACCTGCAAAACAGCCTTGAACTGCTGCAATACACGGCCCAGAGCCGTGCGGACACGGCGGCGTGGAAGGTGACGCGTTCGGCCTACCTGCCGACGCTCTCGGTCAACGCAGGGTACGGCTATAACGACTACCGCGGCGACAGCCTCGATTATCACGGGGACCGCTACAGCTATGGCGCCGTGCTGAGCATGCCGCTCGATATCAACAGCAGGGGGACGGTCGAGGCGAGCCGACTGCAATCCTTGCAGACGCAGACGGCGCAGATCGACCGCAAGATGGAGCTGGAGGAGGAGTACGATATGCGTGCGGCGACCATTGGCGACTATGAAGAGAAGATCGGCGTGGCCGAAGAGATGATCGCCATGTACGACGACCTCTACACCTTTACGCAGAGCCAGGTCAAAGCGGGCTATACCTCCTCCTACGACCTCGAGTCGCTGGGCAATTCTGTGCAGATCCAGAAAC contains:
- a CDS encoding TolC family protein; translated protein: MKECTLRLRRLWPLPFLLAACLGAETLPLSEQKQELLMLKREQVMEQTGTGKTSWVSPLMLSLSYTRSRDAAGSEGGLASAGVSWDQDVFRSGGIYYTVEQAEASGKANLLAVDLEEAAYLKQAYTLKAQVERDRFQLQQSELTLANRDIDLMITRAKYKAGSADISELNRVTIDRDSARSDVIVVRNTLRSEVFELQKLLGSRSVDTVSLPAFPLVPRDVYLQNSLELLQYTAQSRADTAAWKVTRSAYLPTLSVNAGYGYNDYRGDSLDYHGDRYSYGAVLSMPLDINSRGTVEASRLQSLQTQTAQIDRKMELEEEYDMRAATIGDYEEKIGVAEEMIAMYDDLYTFTQSQVKAGYTSSYDLESLGNSVQIQKLEKQIQHYNIQIERIALYFDTRTYKEQ